Below is a window of Acidobacteriota bacterium DNA.
ACGGAGGCGGCGAGCTGTGCCAGCGGCAGCGTCAGCTCCACGTCCAGCGCCTGTTCCCGGAGCACGGTGACCTTGCGGCGCGTGGTCACGAACCCGTCCATCGCCGCCTGGACGACGTACGCACCGGCCGCCACATCGGCGAACTCCACGCGGCCGTCGTCGCCGGTGAAGCTCTGCAGCGGCTGCTCCCGGGCCTCCGGCTGCAGAGTCACGGTGGCCCCGGGCAGCGGCTGCAGCTCCCCCGAGGGGAGCGCGAACCGGACCGTGATCCGCACCGGCCCCGCGGCGCCGGCCCAAACGGGGCAGGCCGCCATCAGGATCACGGCCGCCCATCCCAGCCGCAGGGCTCTGTCATGGGTACGTCGCATCGGTCCGCTCGCCTCGCCGGTTGGAGTGTGTCCGGCCTCCGGGCCGGGTGGGGCGCCGACCGGCGGACCAGCCGGCGCGCTCCGGATCAGACGTCGCCAGGGACATTCAGGCCGTCCCCTCACCCGCCTCCCCGCCGGCCTCGGCGCGGGGGGACGCCAGCGGATCGCCGTGGCGGATCACCTTCTCCACGGCATAGATGGTCCTCTGGCTGGACTCGAAGTAGACGCGGGTGAGCATTTCGCCCAGCAGTCCGAAGCAGACGAGCTGCACGCCCGCCAGCACCAGCAGCACGGCGAACATCAGCAGGGGCGCGTGCTGCGTGAACACGTCACCGCCCAGCAGCAGCTTCTTGGCCACCAGGAACAGCCCGGTGCCGACCCCGCCGACCAGGCACAGGAGACCCGGCCGGCCGAAGAAGTGCAGCGGCCGGGTGATGTACTTGAGCAGGAAGCGGATGGTGATCAGGTCGAACATCACCCGGAACGTGCGCATGATGGTGTAGTGCGAGCGGCCGTGCTGCCGCTTCCGGCTGTTGATGGGCACCTCTCGCACTCGGGCCCCGTACGCCAGCGCCAGTGCCGGGATGAACCGGTGCAGGTCGCCGTAGAGCCGGACCTGCGAGAGGATGTCCCTCCGGTACGCCTTGAACGTGGTCCCGAAGTCGTGGATGTCGAGCCCGGAGAAACGGGCCATGATCCAGTTGGCGATGCGCGACGGCAGCTTGCGGGACAGGAACGGATCGATCCGCTCCTTGCGCCAGCCGCTGGCGATGTCACAGGTGTCCTCCCGGACCGGTTGCAGCAGGGCCGGAATGTCGGCGGGGTCGTGCTGCAGGTCGCCGTCCATGCTGATGACGATCTCCCCGCGAGCATGGTCGAAGCCCGCCGCCAGGGCGCCGGTCTGGCCGTGGTTACGCCGCAGTTTCACGCAGACCACCCGCGGATCGCGGCGGACCAGGGCGAGGATGGCGTCCACGGAGCCGTCGGTGCTCTTGTCATCGACAAAGATCAGCTCGTACGCAGCGGTGATCCCGGCCATGGTCCGGGTGATCTCCTCGTAGAGCAGCGGGATGTTCACCTCCTCGTTATGAAACGGAACGACGATGGAAACCGCTGGGGCTGTCGATTGGTTCATCACACCCATCCTTGTGCCGGCCGCCCCCACAGGCACGGCCGGCTGAAGTCGCGGCGATCAGTCCGCCGTGAGGAAGTACATCTCCAACGGCACCTGGACGCGGGGCGGGGCCGTGTCGCGAGCCGCCACGATCTCCCCGAATTCCGTTCCGTCGAGCCGGAACACCCGCACCATGGGCCGCCCGTCGATCCCGACGCTCAGCAGGTCATCCTCCCGGTTCCACAGCCGGGAGTGGAACGCCACGTTCTCGTAATAGATCCGGCCGGGCTGCAGGAAGACGAAGCGGGGCGCCGTCACCGGCAGGGCGAACCGGGCGTCGGACAAATTGGCCACGCGCAGGTCCCGGCGGCCGGACTGCTTGAGATAATAGCTGAAAACGGCCGGCGTTTCACCCACCAGGACGCTGCCCGGGGGCGCCTGCCGCAGGGTGCCGGCAATCGCCTCGCGCAGCTGCAGGTCGTAGCACTCGTCATGGGGGAAATAATAGGCGGCGCGATCCGCCCCGCCGCCGATCGCGTTGACGTAGAGGGCATAGAACGGGTGGGCCGCGACCAGGGCCGCCAGCGAGGCCAACACCACCAGGGCGGTCAGCGCGGTCTCGGGGATCCACCGATACACCGGGGAAGCGGCACGGAACCAGCGCGCGGCGAGCCACTCCGCCGCGGCGAACGTCCCGTACGCCGCCGCGAGATACACCGCCGGCATGAGGCTCAACTGGTAGCGCAGGAACTTCACGCCGACAATCGAGTAGGGCACCAGCCAGAACACCAGCCAAAGCAGGACGAACATGGGGCCGGCCGCCCGCCATCGCCGCGCGCACAGCGCCGTGCCGCCGACAAACGCCAGCAGCACGAGCGGCGGCAGTTTCACGGCCAGGGCCAGCAGGTAGAAGTACCACGGCGTGCCGCCGAACGGCGTCAGGGTGATGCTGTTGGGGAACAGGCGGTCGAACATGACGTAGCCGTGGTGCGTGACCGTGGCCTGGCCCGTGTAGGAGATGATGTGCGCCAGCACCGTCGGATGCAGGATCATGGGATTGGCCAGCAGGAACACGGCACCCATCACCGCGACGTAGAGCAACAGCTCCCGCTTCCCGTAGCGGTCCGGCGGATACAGACCGGGGTTGCCACGGCGATGGAGGTAGAAAAACAGGAGCGTCACCGCCCAGAAGTGGGGGAAGTATTTGCTCGCCAGCATGAGGCCGAAGCACGCGGCCGACAGCAGGTAGAACATCCGCTTCCGGCGCGCGGCCTCATCCGGAGTCGTCTTCATCCGCCAGTGGAAGTAGATGCCCCACAGCAGGAAAAACACCAGCAGCGTGTCTTCCTTGGCCATCTGGTTGACGAACACCGCGTGGATGCCGACGGCCCACAGGAAGGCCGCCAGCAAACCCACCCGGCGGGAGAAAAACGCGGCGCCCACCAGGAACAGCGGGATGACCGTCAGGGTGCCCGCCAGAGCGTTGGGGAGGCGGACGGCCACCTCCTCGGTGAGCCGGCCGCCGTTCGTCCCGGCGCCCCAGCGGTTCCAGAGGTCGGCCGCGGTGACCGACACAAGGACAAGGCTTTTTAGGAGCATGGGGTGCTCGGCGTTACCGGTGAAATCGCCCTGCTGGTACTGCCGCACGGCCTGGATCTTGTTCACCTCGTCCTCGGCCAGTCCGCGCTCGGCCAGGCCCGAGAACCGGACCACGGCACCCAGCAGGACGGCCGCCAGCAGCAGGCAGACCGTCTCCCGACGGGATCCGCCCGTCGATGTGTCAGAACTTGAAATTGGCATCATCGCTGTCGTTCCACCAGTTGATTCCGCCGGACGCACGGCGCCTTACGGCCCTTCCAGTTCCGGCAGGATGCGCTTTTCCCAATACGGCATCAGCAGGTCGGCGATCTGCCGGAGGTGCGCGCAGAGCCGGCGCTTGTCCTCGGACGAGACGGCCGCGAACACGTCCTGGAGAAACCGGGCGCACTTGGGGAGGAAGTCCTCCATGAGGGCGATTCCCCGGGGCGTGATCTCCGCCAGGCGCTTCCGCCGGTCCTGGGGATCCTCACGCCGTCCCACGAGGCCTTTCCGAACCAACCCCTGAACCAGACCGGTCACGTTGGCCGGGCTGACCAGCAGCAGCTCGCCGATCTCGCCCAGGGCGCACTCCTGGCCCCGCTTCATGTAGAGGAGGGTCAGCACGTCCATGGACTGGGGCGTGATCTTGTACTTGGCGAACGCCCGCTCCATGACGGACGCCAGGATGTGGTAGGTGTTGGACAGCTCCACGACGAGTCGGATGGCCGTGTGGTCATAATCCGGGAACTGCTCGTCGAGCTTGTCGATGATGGCCTGGAGATGCTGATCGCGCATGCCGTTCTCCTCGTCACCCGCCGCCGCGCGAGGGTCAGGGTGCGGACGGACCC
It encodes the following:
- a CDS encoding phospholipid carrier-dependent glycosyltransferase, with translation MMPISSSDTSTGGSRRETVCLLLAAVLLGAVVRFSGLAERGLAEDEVNKIQAVRQYQQGDFTGNAEHPMLLKSLVLVSVTAADLWNRWGAGTNGGRLTEEVAVRLPNALAGTLTVIPLFLVGAAFFSRRVGLLAAFLWAVGIHAVFVNQMAKEDTLLVFFLLWGIYFHWRMKTTPDEAARRKRMFYLLSAACFGLMLASKYFPHFWAVTLLFFYLHRRGNPGLYPPDRYGKRELLLYVAVMGAVFLLANPMILHPTVLAHIISYTGQATVTHHGYVMFDRLFPNSITLTPFGGTPWYFYLLALAVKLPPLVLLAFVGGTALCARRWRAAGPMFVLLWLVFWLVPYSIVGVKFLRYQLSLMPAVYLAAAYGTFAAAEWLAARWFRAASPVYRWIPETALTALVVLASLAALVAAHPFYALYVNAIGGGADRAAYYFPHDECYDLQLREAIAGTLRQAPPGSVLVGETPAVFSYYLKQSGRRDLRVANLSDARFALPVTAPRFVFLQPGRIYYENVAFHSRLWNREDDLLSVGIDGRPMVRVFRLDGTEFGEIVAARDTAPPRVQVPLEMYFLTAD
- a CDS encoding MarR family transcriptional regulator, with translation MRDQHLQAIIDKLDEQFPDYDHTAIRLVVELSNTYHILASVMERAFAKYKITPQSMDVLTLLYMKRGQECALGEIGELLLVSPANVTGLVQGLVRKGLVGRREDPQDRRKRLAEITPRGIALMEDFLPKCARFLQDVFAAVSSEDKRRLCAHLRQIADLLMPYWEKRILPELEGP
- a CDS encoding glycosyltransferase family 2 protein is translated as MNQSTAPAVSIVVPFHNEEVNIPLLYEEITRTMAGITAAYELIFVDDKSTDGSVDAILALVRRDPRVVCVKLRRNHGQTGALAAGFDHARGEIVISMDGDLQHDPADIPALLQPVREDTCDIASGWRKERIDPFLSRKLPSRIANWIMARFSGLDIHDFGTTFKAYRRDILSQVRLYGDLHRFIPALALAYGARVREVPINSRKRQHGRSHYTIMRTFRVMFDLITIRFLLKYITRPLHFFGRPGLLCLVGGVGTGLFLVAKKLLLGGDVFTQHAPLLMFAVLLVLAGVQLVCFGLLGEMLTRVYFESSQRTIYAVEKVIRHGDPLASPRAEAGGEAGEGTA